A DNA window from Ranitomeya imitator isolate aRanImi1 chromosome 2, aRanImi1.pri, whole genome shotgun sequence contains the following coding sequences:
- the LOC138662845 gene encoding gastrula zinc finger protein XlCGF66.1-like translates to MDMGRDKMAERILHLTLEILFRLTGEDYTVVKKTSSDRCQDPVSEGWGRPLSPIMGPPPHPLIHEDINDQKILELIYKMIELLTGEVPIRCQDVAVYFSLEEWEYLEGHRDLYKNVIMEVPQPLTSPGNRTKYTRPIIICM, encoded by the exons atggatatgggcagagacaagatggcggagaggatattacacctcaccctagagatcctcttccggcttactggagag gattacacagtggtgaagaagacctctagtgatcgctgtcaggaccctgtgtctgagggatggggaagacccctgagcccaatcatggggcctccacctcaccccctgatccatgaggacatcaatgaccagaagattctagaactcatctacaagatgattgagctgctgactggagag gttcctataaggtgtcaggatgtcgctgtctatttctccttggaggagtgggagtatttagaaggacacagagatctgtacaagaacgtcataatggaggttccccagcccctcacatctccaggtaataggactaaatacacacggcctataattatctgtatgtaa